The Heliangelus exortis chromosome 10, bHelExo1.hap1, whole genome shotgun sequence genome includes a window with the following:
- the HPSE gene encoding heparanase isoform X1: MLRLLLVLLLLGLAGGRRAALLRLGLRGSPLREVSPAFLSLTLDASLARNPRFVALLSNVKLRALAAALSPGFLRFGGTETDFLIFDPNEDSTPEEKTLWELEVQQGSPLLSSMERRSVDLQHSLWQKQHQPWKREEGHRGHHVHPSICWNSPFGTPCFLQQPWELPHCLGGSQGPCGSTPAFAAVEKLLLSQWPSQEKQILAEYNRKKHRNTTITRNTLDILYSFVNCSGFHLIFGLNALLRKDGLQWDSSNAQALLDYCASQRYNISWELGNEPNSFRKKSGIYIDGFQLGQDFIHLRQLLSNYTFYQHTKLYGPDVGQPRKRTQRLLRSFLKSGGKVINSVTWHHYYVNGRSATREDFLSPKVLDSFATAVHEVLEIVGGTVPNKKVWLGETSSAYGGGAPGLSNTYVAGFMWLDKLGLSARQGIDVVMRQVFFGAGTYHLVDTNFEPLPDYWLSLLYKKLVGTKVLQVSLSGADEKKLRVYLHCTNPLHPKYREGDVTLLALNLYNVTQHLQLPNYLSSKHLDQYLLLPHGKENILSRSIELNGHVLRMVDEKTLPELTEKNLKPGSILGLPAFSYGFYVIKNAKAIACI, encoded by the exons ATGCTGcggctgctgctggtgctgctgcttctggggctGGCGGGGGGCCGTCGGGCCGCCCTGCTGCGGCTAGGGCTGAGGGGCAGCCCCCTCCGGGAGGTGAGCCCGgctttcctctccctcacccTGGACGCCAGCCTCGCCCGCAACCCGCGCTTTGTCGCCTTGCTCAG CAATGTCAAACTCCgtgccctggcagcagccctgtccccagggttCCTGAGGTTTGGTGGCACTGAAACGGATTTTCTCATCTTTGATCCCAACGAGGATTCAACTCCAGAAGAGAAAACCCTCTGGGAACTTGAGGTCCAGCAAG GGTCACCATTGCTCTCCTCCATGGAGAGGAGATCTGTGGACCTTCAGCACagtctgtggcagaagcagcaCCAGCCatggaaaagggaggaagggcaCAGGGGACATCATGTCCACCCCAGCATCTGCTGGAACTCTCCCTTTGGCACCCCgtgcttcctgcagcagccttgGGAGCTCCCGCACTGCCTGGGAGGCAGTCAAG GGCCTTGTGGCTCAACACCTGCCTTTGCTGCTGTCGAGAAGCTGTTGCTGTCCCAGTGGCCCAGCCAGGAGAAGCAGATTCTTGCAGAGTATAACCggaaaaagcacagaaacaccACCATTACAA GGAACACTCTGGATATTCTCTACAGCTTCGTAAACTGCTCAGGGTTCCACCTGATCTTTGGGCTTAACGCCTTGCTCCGGAAAGATGGCTTGCAGTGGGACAGCTCAAAtgcccaggcactgctggaCTACTGTGCTTCACAGAGATACAACATCTCCTGGGAGCTTGGGAATG AGCCCAacagcttcaggaagaaatcTGGCATCTACATTGATGGCTTTCAGCTTGGGCAAGATTTTATCCACTTACGGCAGCTTCTGAGTAACTACACCTTCTACCAGCACACCAAGCTCTATGGTCCTGATGTTGGTCAGCCCCGAAAGCGCACACAGAGATTGCTGAGAAG CTTCCTGAAGTCAGGAGGGAAGGTGATCAATTCTGTCACATGGCACCA ttaCTATGTGAATGGACGAAGTGCAACCAGGGAGGACTTCTTGAGCCCCAAGGTGCTGGATTCCTTTGCCACTGCTGTGCATGAAGTCCTGGAG ATTGTTGGTGGGACTGTGCCCAACAAGAAGGTCTGGCTAGGAGAGACGAGCTCTGCCTATGGAGGAGGAGCCCCTGGGCTGTCCAACACTTACGTTGCTGGCTTTAT GTGGCTGGACAAACTCGGACTTTCAGCCAGGCAAGGGATTGATGTTGTGATGAGACAAGTTTTCTTCGGGGCAGGGACCTATCACCTGGTGGATACCAACTTTGAGCCTTTGCCG GACTACTGGCTCTCGCTGCTCTACAAGAAGCTGGTGGGTACCAAGGTGCTGCAAGTGAGCCTGTCAGGAGCCGACGAGAAGAAGCTCCGTGTTTACCTCCACTGCACGAACCCCCTCCA TCCGAAGTACAGAGAAGGGGATGTGACCTTGTTGGCTTTAAACCTCTACAATGTAACCCAACATTTGCAGCTACCCAATTACTTGTCCAGCAAGCACCTTGATCAATACCTCTTGCTGCCTCACGGCAAAGAGAATATACTTTCCAG GTCTATTGAGCTGAACGGCCATGTGCTACGGATGGTGGATGAGAAAACACTGCCAgagcttacagaaaaaaacctcaaacctgGCAGCATACTTGGCCTTCCAGCCTTCTCTTATGGTTTTTATGTTATCAAAAATGCCAAAGCTATTGCTTGCATTTAA
- the HPSE gene encoding heparanase isoform X2 produces MLRLLLVLLLLGLAGGRRAALLRLGLRGSPLREVSPAFLSLTLDASLARNPRFVALLSNVKLRALAAALSPGFLRFGGTETDFLIFDPNEDSTPEEKTLWELEVQQGSPLLSSMERRSVDLQHSLWQKQHQPWKREEGHRGHHVHPSICWNSPFGTPCFLQQPWELPHCLGGSQGPCGSTPAFAAVEKLLLSQWPSQEKQILAEYNRKKHRNTTITRNTLDILYSFVNCSGFHLIFGLNALLRKDGLQWDSSNAQALLDYCASQRYNISWELGNEPNSFRKKSGIYIDGFQLGQDFIHLRQLLSNYTFYQHTKLYGPDVGQPRKRTQRLLRSYYVNGRSATREDFLSPKVLDSFATAVHEVLEIVGGTVPNKKVWLGETSSAYGGGAPGLSNTYVAGFMWLDKLGLSARQGIDVVMRQVFFGAGTYHLVDTNFEPLPDYWLSLLYKKLVGTKVLQVSLSGADEKKLRVYLHCTNPLHPKYREGDVTLLALNLYNVTQHLQLPNYLSSKHLDQYLLLPHGKENILSRSIELNGHVLRMVDEKTLPELTEKNLKPGSILGLPAFSYGFYVIKNAKAIACI; encoded by the exons ATGCTGcggctgctgctggtgctgctgcttctggggctGGCGGGGGGCCGTCGGGCCGCCCTGCTGCGGCTAGGGCTGAGGGGCAGCCCCCTCCGGGAGGTGAGCCCGgctttcctctccctcacccTGGACGCCAGCCTCGCCCGCAACCCGCGCTTTGTCGCCTTGCTCAG CAATGTCAAACTCCgtgccctggcagcagccctgtccccagggttCCTGAGGTTTGGTGGCACTGAAACGGATTTTCTCATCTTTGATCCCAACGAGGATTCAACTCCAGAAGAGAAAACCCTCTGGGAACTTGAGGTCCAGCAAG GGTCACCATTGCTCTCCTCCATGGAGAGGAGATCTGTGGACCTTCAGCACagtctgtggcagaagcagcaCCAGCCatggaaaagggaggaagggcaCAGGGGACATCATGTCCACCCCAGCATCTGCTGGAACTCTCCCTTTGGCACCCCgtgcttcctgcagcagccttgGGAGCTCCCGCACTGCCTGGGAGGCAGTCAAG GGCCTTGTGGCTCAACACCTGCCTTTGCTGCTGTCGAGAAGCTGTTGCTGTCCCAGTGGCCCAGCCAGGAGAAGCAGATTCTTGCAGAGTATAACCggaaaaagcacagaaacaccACCATTACAA GGAACACTCTGGATATTCTCTACAGCTTCGTAAACTGCTCAGGGTTCCACCTGATCTTTGGGCTTAACGCCTTGCTCCGGAAAGATGGCTTGCAGTGGGACAGCTCAAAtgcccaggcactgctggaCTACTGTGCTTCACAGAGATACAACATCTCCTGGGAGCTTGGGAATG AGCCCAacagcttcaggaagaaatcTGGCATCTACATTGATGGCTTTCAGCTTGGGCAAGATTTTATCCACTTACGGCAGCTTCTGAGTAACTACACCTTCTACCAGCACACCAAGCTCTATGGTCCTGATGTTGGTCAGCCCCGAAAGCGCACACAGAGATTGCTGAGAAG ttaCTATGTGAATGGACGAAGTGCAACCAGGGAGGACTTCTTGAGCCCCAAGGTGCTGGATTCCTTTGCCACTGCTGTGCATGAAGTCCTGGAG ATTGTTGGTGGGACTGTGCCCAACAAGAAGGTCTGGCTAGGAGAGACGAGCTCTGCCTATGGAGGAGGAGCCCCTGGGCTGTCCAACACTTACGTTGCTGGCTTTAT GTGGCTGGACAAACTCGGACTTTCAGCCAGGCAAGGGATTGATGTTGTGATGAGACAAGTTTTCTTCGGGGCAGGGACCTATCACCTGGTGGATACCAACTTTGAGCCTTTGCCG GACTACTGGCTCTCGCTGCTCTACAAGAAGCTGGTGGGTACCAAGGTGCTGCAAGTGAGCCTGTCAGGAGCCGACGAGAAGAAGCTCCGTGTTTACCTCCACTGCACGAACCCCCTCCA TCCGAAGTACAGAGAAGGGGATGTGACCTTGTTGGCTTTAAACCTCTACAATGTAACCCAACATTTGCAGCTACCCAATTACTTGTCCAGCAAGCACCTTGATCAATACCTCTTGCTGCCTCACGGCAAAGAGAATATACTTTCCAG GTCTATTGAGCTGAACGGCCATGTGCTACGGATGGTGGATGAGAAAACACTGCCAgagcttacagaaaaaaacctcaaacctgGCAGCATACTTGGCCTTCCAGCCTTCTCTTATGGTTTTTATGTTATCAAAAATGCCAAAGCTATTGCTTGCATTTAA
- the HPSE gene encoding heparanase isoform X3, whose protein sequence is MLRLLLVLLLLGLAGGRRAALLRLGLRGSPLREVSPAFLSLTLDASLARNPRFVALLSNVKLRALAAALSPGFLRFGGTETDFLIFDPNEDSTPEEKTLWELEVQQGPCGSTPAFAAVEKLLLSQWPSQEKQILAEYNRKKHRNTTITRNTLDILYSFVNCSGFHLIFGLNALLRKDGLQWDSSNAQALLDYCASQRYNISWELGNEPNSFRKKSGIYIDGFQLGQDFIHLRQLLSNYTFYQHTKLYGPDVGQPRKRTQRLLRSFLKSGGKVINSVTWHHYYVNGRSATREDFLSPKVLDSFATAVHEVLEIVGGTVPNKKVWLGETSSAYGGGAPGLSNTYVAGFMWLDKLGLSARQGIDVVMRQVFFGAGTYHLVDTNFEPLPDYWLSLLYKKLVGTKVLQVSLSGADEKKLRVYLHCTNPLHPKYREGDVTLLALNLYNVTQHLQLPNYLSSKHLDQYLLLPHGKENILSRSIELNGHVLRMVDEKTLPELTEKNLKPGSILGLPAFSYGFYVIKNAKAIACI, encoded by the exons ATGCTGcggctgctgctggtgctgctgcttctggggctGGCGGGGGGCCGTCGGGCCGCCCTGCTGCGGCTAGGGCTGAGGGGCAGCCCCCTCCGGGAGGTGAGCCCGgctttcctctccctcacccTGGACGCCAGCCTCGCCCGCAACCCGCGCTTTGTCGCCTTGCTCAG CAATGTCAAACTCCgtgccctggcagcagccctgtccccagggttCCTGAGGTTTGGTGGCACTGAAACGGATTTTCTCATCTTTGATCCCAACGAGGATTCAACTCCAGAAGAGAAAACCCTCTGGGAACTTGAGGTCCAGCAAG GGCCTTGTGGCTCAACACCTGCCTTTGCTGCTGTCGAGAAGCTGTTGCTGTCCCAGTGGCCCAGCCAGGAGAAGCAGATTCTTGCAGAGTATAACCggaaaaagcacagaaacaccACCATTACAA GGAACACTCTGGATATTCTCTACAGCTTCGTAAACTGCTCAGGGTTCCACCTGATCTTTGGGCTTAACGCCTTGCTCCGGAAAGATGGCTTGCAGTGGGACAGCTCAAAtgcccaggcactgctggaCTACTGTGCTTCACAGAGATACAACATCTCCTGGGAGCTTGGGAATG AGCCCAacagcttcaggaagaaatcTGGCATCTACATTGATGGCTTTCAGCTTGGGCAAGATTTTATCCACTTACGGCAGCTTCTGAGTAACTACACCTTCTACCAGCACACCAAGCTCTATGGTCCTGATGTTGGTCAGCCCCGAAAGCGCACACAGAGATTGCTGAGAAG CTTCCTGAAGTCAGGAGGGAAGGTGATCAATTCTGTCACATGGCACCA ttaCTATGTGAATGGACGAAGTGCAACCAGGGAGGACTTCTTGAGCCCCAAGGTGCTGGATTCCTTTGCCACTGCTGTGCATGAAGTCCTGGAG ATTGTTGGTGGGACTGTGCCCAACAAGAAGGTCTGGCTAGGAGAGACGAGCTCTGCCTATGGAGGAGGAGCCCCTGGGCTGTCCAACACTTACGTTGCTGGCTTTAT GTGGCTGGACAAACTCGGACTTTCAGCCAGGCAAGGGATTGATGTTGTGATGAGACAAGTTTTCTTCGGGGCAGGGACCTATCACCTGGTGGATACCAACTTTGAGCCTTTGCCG GACTACTGGCTCTCGCTGCTCTACAAGAAGCTGGTGGGTACCAAGGTGCTGCAAGTGAGCCTGTCAGGAGCCGACGAGAAGAAGCTCCGTGTTTACCTCCACTGCACGAACCCCCTCCA TCCGAAGTACAGAGAAGGGGATGTGACCTTGTTGGCTTTAAACCTCTACAATGTAACCCAACATTTGCAGCTACCCAATTACTTGTCCAGCAAGCACCTTGATCAATACCTCTTGCTGCCTCACGGCAAAGAGAATATACTTTCCAG GTCTATTGAGCTGAACGGCCATGTGCTACGGATGGTGGATGAGAAAACACTGCCAgagcttacagaaaaaaacctcaaacctgGCAGCATACTTGGCCTTCCAGCCTTCTCTTATGGTTTTTATGTTATCAAAAATGCCAAAGCTATTGCTTGCATTTAA